One genomic region from Rhinoraja longicauda isolate Sanriku21f chromosome 34, sRhiLon1.1, whole genome shotgun sequence encodes:
- the men1 gene encoding menin produces MGLRSAQAAFFPICSIDDVVKLFGSELERDEPDLTLLSLVLGFVEHFLAVNRVVPINVPGYSFDGSSEQGEESRTCFPHVDLVQIRALHARFTTMIRGAVDRSLFPHKEGYSSRELVKKVSDVIWNSLSRSYFKDRAHIQSLFSFITGTKLDSCGVAFAVVAACQVLGLRDVHLGLSEDHAWLIFGQNGEETAEVTWHGKGNEDRRGQTVTAGVAERSWLYLKGSYLKCDRKMEVALMVCAINPSIDHHTDSVELLQLQQHLLWLLYDLGHLKKYPMALGNLADLEELEPMSGRPDPLALFHEAISSAQIYYNNEHIYPYVYLASYFCRNRNVKDALVSWGDAATVIQDYNYCREDEEIYKEFFDIANDIIPNIIKEMASAIEASEEHGDGETEVSRRGL; encoded by the exons ATGGGGTTGAGGTCCGCACAAGCTGCCTTCTTTCCCATCTGCAGCATTGACGATGTGGTCAAGCTGTTCGGGTCAGAGCTGGAGAGGGACGAGCCTGACCTGACTCTCCTGTCCCTGGTGCTGGGCTTCGTGGAGCATTTCCTGGCCGTCAACCGGGTGGTCCCCATCAACGTGCCCGGATACAGCTTTGACGGCAGCTCGGAGCAGGGCGAGGAGTCCAGGACCTGTTTCCCCCACGTCGACCTGGTCCAGATCAGAGCGCTGCACGCCAGATTCACCACCATGATCCGGGGAGCGGTCGACCGCTCCCTCTTCCCACACAAAGAGGGCTACTCCAGCCGGGAGCTGGTGAAGAAGGTATCCGACGTGATCTGGAACAGCCTGAGCCGCTCCTACTTCAAGGACAGGGCGCACATCCAGTCCCTGTTCAGCTTCATCACTG GCACGAAGCTGGATAGCTGTGGCGTGGCGTTCGCGGTGGTGGCGGCCTGTCAGGTGCTGGGGCTCCGCGACGTTCACCTGGGCCTGTCCGAGGACCACGCCTGGTTGATCTTCGGCCAAAACGGCGAGGAGACGGCCGAGGTGACTTGGCACGGCAAAGGCAACGAGGACAGGCGAGGGCAGACGGTGACCGCCGGCGTGGCTGAGAGG AGCTGGCTGTACCTGAAGGGGTCCTACTTAAAATGCGATCGCAAGATGGAGGTGGCACTCATGGTGTGCGCCATCAATCCGTCGATTGATCACCACACGGACAGCGTGGAGCTGTTGCAGCTGCAGCAG catctcctctggctgctctaTGACCTGGGACATCTGAAAAA ATATCCGATGGCCCTGGGTAATCTAGCCGATCTGGAGGAGTTGGAGCCGATGTCGGGGAGGCCAGACCCACTCGCCCTTTTTCATGAG GCCATCTCGTCAGCCCAAATATACTACAACAACGAGCACATCTACCCCTACGTGTACCTGGCCAGCTACTTCTGCCGCAACAGGAACGTGAAGGATGCCCTGGTCTCCTGGGGTGATGCAGCCACGGTCATCCAAGA TTACAACTACTGCCGAGAAGACGAGGAGATTTACAAAGAGTTCTTCGACATCGCCAACGATATCATCCCGAATATAATCAAGGAGATGGCCAGCGCGATCGAGGCTTCTGAGGAGCATGGAGACGGGGAAACTGAGGTGAGCCGGCGTGGTCTTTGA